The genome window CAGATTCTGCCCTAAATAAGAGGAAGAATAACTGAGATACCAGCCATTTCCCTTATTTCTCTgacatacttttctttcttcatagcaCCTGGAGTGGATAAAAGTGGCAGTTTTTGTTTCTTCCCATGAGGTTGTGTATCTGGAATGAGAACCAGGAAATTAATCTAGACTAAGACATTTCTAAGGACCTGGAATGGCTTTGGGGAGCACCAGGAGGACCCGAAAAGAGTATTTGAGGGCCTAGAGGGACAGAAGAGTTTGCCAGCAGGATTTATAAGAAACAATTGATCAGAAACAGCAGCAGAGAAACCTTTTAGATTTCTTCTGTGGAAAAGTTGAGTCTTGGTtcaaatttagtaaaataaacactgaagagaaatcaaactctcaaatataaaaagtaattacTTACAATGTAAATTTAGGAAAGCAAATGAAAGGAcagatctttaaaatgttttaactatggtgaaatatttgtaaaacttttGGGCTCGTCTCTAAGAATTACTGTGATTCTGAAACTTGTTATCAGAGAACAGTTTCAGTGAAAAATAGCACTTGAGAATACATCAGATGTTCCCAAGAAAGAAGATCTGAGAATGGTAAAGTGCCACTAACGAATTATTTACATACTTATATATTACCTTGGCAAACACAAGAGACACTCAAGTTAAAGCACGGTGCTTGAGAATACTATATTGAATGCAATAAAAGTTGGATTTCATTCATACATACAACAAAAACTACTTACTTTCTTCTTCACTTCAAGATTCGGTACAACTGTTCCTAAATTCCAACTCTCCATACATCCCAGTGGCAGGGTCCTTGTAGCCCTTATCCAGATAGATGAACTGCTGCCCAGTGAGCACTGTATACAAAGCAATATAAGCACCATTCTCTTTTCTGGCAGTGAGGTAAAATCAGGTCTTTTTGGAAGGGGAGAAGCCACATTGCATCTCTGCTACACACAAGATTACTCTGTCATTGCCTTTGGGTCTTTCACACTCCCTTCTCAAGCATCAGTTTTTATTGAAACTTATTCCACCTGGGTCCTTTCTTGTGAGCACATCTTGTTCAATCCCTCCTCTCTTGATATTGTCCCTTTTCCTGTATTGAGTTAGGGAAAGTATGCAGGTATTCTTGTCATTCCTGACCGAGGCTGTTACATCTGTCAAAAGAGGAGAAGTAGGTGGCATTCCGAAAAATGATCACTCATGGCTTGCAGGAGCAAGAGCCAGGCAGGACTTTGGAACTGGCAGCTTTCTAAGTACGTAAGACCTCCACCTCTAGACTTAACTCTTCAGCAATGGTTATCCTCTTCAGTCCATTATCCTCCAATACAATGCCCATGCCTTCTGGGGCTTTgagctgttttgttttaaaaatgtggggtttttttttgccAGTTCATTAAggcttttccctttgttttttcctgttgGTTGTTCAGAGTTAAATTCAGTATGAATAAGAGAGGGAAATATACAACACTGAATCTGGAGGAGAAAATGAAGGTTCTAAGTAGAATTGAAGCTGGACGATCACTTAAAAGTGTAATGGATGAATTTGGAATCAGTAAGTCAACAttttatgacattaaaaaaaataagaagttaatTCTAGACTTTGTACTAAAGCAGGACATGCCATTAGTAGGGgctgagaagagaaagaggacaaCCGGAGCCAAATATGGTGATGTAGATGATGCGGTCTACATGTGGTACCAACAGAAACGCTCAGCTGGTGTTCCGGTAAGAGGCGTGGAGCTTCAGGCTGCTGCAGAGAGATTCGCACAGTGTTTTGGGCGAACAGATTTCAAAGCTAGCACTGGTTGGCTTTTTAGATTTCGAAATCGGCATGCAATTGGAAACCGAAAAGGATGTGGGGAACAAGTCCTAAGTTCAGTTTCTGAAAACATTGAACCATTTCGACAAAAACTGTCCATGATAATCAAAGAGGAGAAACTGTGTCTAGCTCAGCTATACAGTGGGGATGAAACAGACCTCTTTTGGAAGTCAATGCCAGAAAATTATCAGGCAAGTAGGAAGGATATCTGCCTAccagggaagaaaataaacaaagaaaggtTGTCTGCCCTTTTATGTGCAAATGCAGATGGAACTCATAAATTAAAGTCAATCATTATTGGAAAATCAAAACTGCCTAAAAGTGTGAAAGAGGACACAAGTACATTGCCTGTGATATATAAACCCAGTAAAGGTGTTTGGTTCACCAGAGAATTGTTTTCAGAATGGTTTTTTCAAAACTTTGTTCCTGAGGTCCGACATTTTCAACTTAATGTTCTAAGATTTCATGAAGAGGACATCAGGGCGTTGTTACTTCTGGACAGTTGCCCGGCTCATCCTTCCTCTGAATCACTAACCAGTGAGGATGGTCGAATAAAATGTATGTTCTTTCCCCATAACACTTCAACCTTGATTCAGCCAATGAGTCAAGGTGTGATCTTGAGTTGCAAACGACTGTATAGATGGAAGCAACTTGAAGAGAGTCTTGTAATATTTGAAGAAAGTGATGATGAGCAGGAGAAAGGAGATAAAGGAGtttccaaaattaaaatctaTAATATAAAAAGTGCAATTTTTAACTGGGCAAAAAGTTGGGATGAAGTAAAACAAATAACCATAGCAAATGCATGGGAAAATCTTCTTTACAAAAAGGAACCTGAATATGATTTTCAAGGCTTAGAAGATGGGGATTATAGAGAAATTCTTGAAAAATGTGGAGAGTTGGAAACTAAGTTGGATGATGATAGGGTGTGGTTAAATGGAGATGAACAAAAGGGTTGTCTCCTAAAAACCAAAggtgaaataataaagaaagttgttcaaaaaggaggagaaacagaGAAGCAGACTGCTGAATTTAAATTATCTGCTGTAAGAGAGAGTTTGGACTACCTTCTTGACTTTGTTGATGCCACACCTGAGTTTCAGAGATTCCACTTCACGCTGAAAGAGATGCAACAAGAAATAGTCAAGAAACAGTTCCAGAGTAAAATCCATTCTAGAACTGGTAGCTTTTTGAAACCTAGGCCTCGTAATATTAAGGACTCCTTCAGTGGGCCTTCAACTTCTGGTTCTAATCATTAGATTTTGTGTTTAAAGATTTCTGCCATTATATGATGTAGGCCTGCTGTGAATTGTCATGTTTTAGCAACTGACATTATTTTGTATATCAGTGCCCATTTATATAATGgttataaaatttacaatttgaaaataacacatttgtttctttaaatttatttaaataaatttgtttcataaattcattttttaaaattttacacaaGGATCTGAATAATGAAGTATTGTCCCAGATTATCTAAGGTAGAATGCCTTTGCGAAAAGCATTAGTTTGTAATCATAGCCTACCACAAGGAAACTGTGCTGACTAGTTCTAGTTAGCTTTAAGATAAGGATAGATTAGGTTTTCAATTTAATGATAAAACACACTCTGCTTTCTTAACTCTGTTACTACCTATTTAgtgtttgttttcctcttattGTGAAAGTAACATGCTGATTATAGggatatataaaaaagataaaaagcactCAATTCTATTGACTAACGATATCCTCAGCACTTTGGTGTataccatatattttttaaataggcagATTACATTGTAAATAAAACCCTACCTCTTACTGTCTTAACATATTTTATGGTTTGTTAATAagttagcatttattgagtgtataggattgtatatatatgttagtCTTCATAATAATGCCTTCCCTTTTCAAATACATAAGGAAACAGAtttagagagattaagtaacaaAGGTCACATAAACTAGTAAATAGCAGACATGAGACTTAAATTCTATTTAATGCCAAATCTCAGGCTTTTAACCATCATTCATGGTGCACTATTTCTTCGAGTTTCCCTTAGGtcattgaaatttctttttttttttgagacggagtctcgctctgtcgcccaggctggagtgcagtggccggatctcagctcactgcaagctccgcctcctgggttcacgccattctcctgcctcagcctcccgagtaactgggactacaggcgcctgccacctcgcacggctagttttttgtattttttttagtagagacggggtttcaccgtgttagccaggatggtctcgatctcctgacctcgtgatccgcccgtctcggcctcccaaagtgctgggattacaggcttgagcgaccgcgcccggcctaggtcaTTAAAATTTCTTAACCTCACATTTGATGGTTTTTGAATACTCCACCAGGGGATGTAACATATCAGTTGAACTACCAGGTCAAAGAGAATGAACTTTTGAAAAAACTTCGATACACACTGTTAAATTGCTTTCACATTCCCGCCATTATTTTGAAAGTACTTCTCCCTATGCACCAATCCCAACATTGAATATTGTTATGCTGTTAGTTTTTGCTAATTTTGTAACCAAAAGAATGGTATCTTTATGGCTGTTCCCTATTTAGTATAATATAAGGTGTCAGGTGAGTtgatatttgcaaataataagcTTGCTTTGGATAATTAGTTATTGGCTTTCAGTGTTTCCTTTCTCATATATTCAAGAATCTGTTTCCGAGATGCATATTCTATTACACTGGTGAATACTAGGCAATATAGTATAAAATTAGTGACTAAATACAGTACTACTGGTGTCTACTCTTGCTCTAGTAtcttgctgttttcattactggttaatgtgaatttttctttttttttctttgttttttaagatggagtctcactctgtcgcttaagctggagtgcagtgcacgatctcggctcactgcaacccccgcctcccgggttcaagcaatgctcctgtctcagcctcctgagtagctgggattacaggcatgtgccaccacacccaactaatttttgtatttttagtagagatgaggtttcaccatgttggtcaggttggtcttgaactcctgatctcgcgatccgcctgcctcagcctcccaaagtgctgggattacaggcgtgagccaccgtgcccaacctgtgaattttaataaaaagcaaatgcCCACTTTCCATGTTTGAAAATATACAAGCTATTCTTACTATCCTGAGTCAACTTCAGCATAAAATTTACTCAAGCCTCCTCCAGACACCAACTCCCTCTGGGAATTTATtcataaattaagtaaaattgGGAAgaatttacattccttttttctcctttcaaattGTAAGTGCAGTTTTCATTTAATGGAGTtctcatattttttattgttcCTAGGTAGGTTTGTTGTTGCTGTAAGTGGGATCCTTTTTTATTAGTAGTGATTGCTGATATTTTCACCTTGTAAATTCAGTAGTTATCTCTTTTTTGTCTTATTACCCAGAACTTATAGACAAAATGTATCCACATTGCCACTGGGCATCCTTTTTACATTCAGTTTTGGCTTGATTTGTGCTTCCTTGGCTTATTCAGTCTGCAGCCTGGTGGAAGGTGGGAGACCTTTCACATCaagcagcttttttcttttttttcagattagCCCATAATGACCGCACGCTGGGGTTGGGTGCGGGCGAGGACAGtaatttctctttgcttgttgTTTTGCAAAACTCTTTTGAAAGACCTTACAAGCCTGGGACAGGATGGACTGTGGAAGTGGAGGGGAATGGCAGATGAGGACTCTGGGCAGTTCTCCAGTTCCTTTTAGTTTGGGTCTTTGCATCAAACATCATCATTCTTTTTAGTGATAATAAATTCCTAGAGTGACCGAAAGTCACCCCAGTTTTCAAAAGTACTCATTGATTCTGGAAACTTCCTGTTAACTGTTTCATGTACTAGACAATAAGCATGTTGTTGGAGATTCAGCTCTGAATAACCAAGAAAATGAGAACAAACCACCATGGGATGTGTAAGGGCGGGAGCCAAAGTGAGCATAGGGAAGGCCTTTGAGACTTGGATAGCAGGGGAGGTGTCTGAGAGGACGGTGCGTGACTTTTGTGATGGGCTTTAAATTTGTGAGGCAGGGGCTCAGTCTCTGCGATGTCCCAGGCAAGCTGAAAGGTCCCTGGACTGTTGCCTTGGGGGCCTCTGGCGGAGAAGAGCAGGAAAGACAGGTCAAGGCCAGGGTCCTTGGGGGACATCCTACGATATTAGACGGGTCTCGGCCCACGTCGTCTTGACCGCTACACTTCCTGGATCTCTCGTCTCtactcttcctcctccctgccctgccctagtCCAGGGCCGCTTGACGCTCTGCCTCGACTCTGCCTCTTCAGTTGCCCTGCCTTCCTTTTCTGTCCCCTCCGTTCTTTCCCGACCCTGTACCAGAAGAGAGCGAACTCAAACAAAAAGAGGAGCCTCGGGCTTTAGACGCTTTGTGGGCTTCCCACTGTTTAAAGAAAGGCCCAGCCCCTAGGGCGGCCCCGCGCTTTCCCGGCGCCCGCTCGGCTCTCCCATCGCCTTGCTCGGCCCTCCGCGCCTCCCACTAGACCGCGAGGGCCGGCAGGGGAGTTTTAGAGGTTGCAGGTGCGCCACCGCCTCGAGTCTAGGAGAGGAAACCCCTGCGGCTGTGCGTGCGGCCCGGAACCACCGTACACCACCCGGGCGGGAACgcgggaaggaaggggaggggcgTGATCGTGGCCCCAGGGGTCTGGGCACAGGTCCCGGGACGTCCGCGGGAAGAGGACCGGCCAGAGGGGAGGGAAAGGCTGGGACCGGGCGCAGGGCGGCCTTCGCCTCTGGGGGCACAGCCGAAGCCGAAACGGCAGCCCCGAGGTCCGGGGCGGCGGTTGGAGGAGGCTCGTGGGCCCGGCCGCATGTGAGCCGATGCGGAGCAGGAGTCGTCCGCTTTGCCCAAGCCTGAAAAGGGAGTCTCTGGTTCTGCAAATCACTCCTGGGGATTGGAACTTCTCCAAGAAGCCCAGGCACTCACCCTTGTACCGGGTGCTGGGGCTGGGCTCCTCCCGGGAAGCCCAGCAGAGCCGAGAACTCCCTCAAGGGCAGCAGCACCTCAGGAGTAGGGAACTGGCCACCCTGGACGGAATGGAGGGCAAGCAATTCCTCATGATGTCCAAAAGCATAGCCTGGACTTCAGAACGATACtccttaatgtttttctttccctttctcgcTGCCTGGAGAAATACTACTCTCCTTGGAGCAGGTTGGGGATGCTTGAGAGCCACCAGATTTCTGACGGAATCTTTTGAGACATTTAAGGTGTCTCTGTAGCTAATTGAGAACAGTAACATTAACTggaaaatcagaatttttttgtgATCTGAGTCGTTTTTCCTCAACCATTTTGTCGTTGTTGAACTTCACCTAGATCATCCCAGTACCTCTACACTGTACCACTCAGGCAAGGTTTAGCTGCTCTTATTAAATATAAGTGTATGATGAGAAGGAAATATTAACTGCCCTTTTAAGAACAGAAGTCAATTTTTAATTGGGAATGCTCGCAAGCTAGACTgaagagtaaaagaaaatatttcaaataaatgcattttgctTGAATTCATCTACCTATTCCTGAGTTCCTGACCCCCAAAATTAAGTCTCCTAGTGCTAAGAAATGTGCTAGTTGGTTTTCCTGTAACACAAAGACACTTAAAATACTTAGTTGTTTCAAATGCATGTGAAACATTTACAACAATTACAAGTTTTAAAGCAGTGATGATTTTGCACATTCCTAAATTGTATTGGTTAATGTAATGAATCTACAGTAAACTCTTCTTTAAAAAGTGCTGagtctaggccaggcgcggtggctcacgcctgtaatcccaccactttgggaggccgaggtgggcggatcacgaagtcaggagatcaagaccatcctggctaacgtggtgaaaccccagtgtatactaaaaatacaaaaacagtggggcgtggtggcaggcacctgtagtcccagctactcgggaggctgaagcagaatggtgtgaacccgggaggcgaagcttgcggTGAGCGGAAGCTTgcggtgcactccagcctgggggacagagcaagactccatctcaaacaaaacaaaaatgctgcGTCTAAGCCCTCAAATTTCAGATTATGGTGCTGAGACCCAAAAGTTCTTTCATTACAGCAATCAAAACTCTTAAAGTGACTTCTGATGGGTTTTTCTGAAAAATTCAGTGCTTTTAAAACTCTTCCAGTCTGTCCCACCTCTGGCTTTGTCGGTATTGTTCCCCAGCCTGACCCTGCCAGGCCTTTTCACACTGCTTAGATGTGGCACTGCTTCTCACCCACCAGTCTTCCTGCTGGTTTCATGTGCTACCTTTGCTAAGGATGTGTGGCTGCTGCTCACGGTCACTCCACATCTCCCAAGACCCCTTTGTACCCATTTGGACTTAGGGGCTAGAGGTCCTTATTG of Rhinopithecus roxellana isolate Shanxi Qingling chromosome 20, ASM756505v1, whole genome shotgun sequence contains these proteins:
- the TIGD7 gene encoding tigger transposable element-derived protein 7 isoform X4; this encodes MRVKFSMNKRGKYTTLNLEEKMKVLSRIEAGRSLKSVMDEFGIRAEKRKRTTGAKYGDVDDAVYMWYQQKRSAGVPVRGVELQAAAERFAQCFGRTDFKASTGWLFRFRNRHAIGNRKGCGEQVLSSVSENIEPFRQKLSMIIKEEKLCLAQLYSGDETDLFWKSMPENYQASRKDICLPGKKINKERLSALLCANADGTHKLKSIIIGKSKLPKSVKEDTSTLPVIYKPSKGVWFTRELFSEWFFQNFVPEVRHFQLNVLRFHEEDIRALLLLDSCPAHPSSESLTSEDGRIKCMFFPHNTSTLIQPMSQGVILSCKRLYRWKQLEESLVIFEESDDEQEKGDKGVSKIKIYNIKSAIFNWAKSWDEVKQITIANAWENLLYKKEPEYDFQGLEDGDYREILEKCGELETKLDDDRVWLNGDEQKGCLLKTKGEIIKKVVQKGGETEKQTAEFKLSAVRESLDYLLDFVDATPEFQRFHFTLKEMQQEIVKKQFQSKIHSRTGSFLKPRPRNIKDSFSGPSTSGSNH
- the TIGD7 gene encoding tigger transposable element-derived protein 7 isoform X3, whose protein sequence is MRVKFSMNKRGKYTTLNLEEKMKVLSRIEAGRSLKSVMDEFGIIGAEKRKRTTGAKYGDVDDAVYMWYQQKRSAGVPVRGVELQAAAERFAQCFGRTDFKASTGWLFRFRNRHAIGNRKGCGEQVLSSVSENIEPFRQKLSMIIKEEKLCLAQLYSGDETDLFWKSMPENYQASRKDICLPGKKINKERLSALLCANADGTHKLKSIIIGKSKLPKSVKEDTSTLPVIYKPSKGVWFTRELFSEWFFQNFVPEVRHFQLNVLRFHEEDIRALLLLDSCPAHPSSESLTSEDGRIKCMFFPHNTSTLIQPMSQGVILSCKRLYRWKQLEESLVIFEESDDEQEKGDKGVSKIKIYNIKSAIFNWAKSWDEVKQITIANAWENLLYKKEPEYDFQGLEDGDYREILEKCGELETKLDDDRVWLNGDEQKGCLLKTKGEIIKKVVQKGGETEKQTAEFKLSAVRESLDYLLDFVDATPEFQRFHFTLKEMQQEIVKKQFQSKIHSRTGSFLKPRPRNIKDSFSGPSTSGSNH
- the TIGD7 gene encoding tigger transposable element-derived protein 7 isoform X6; the protein is MWYQQKRSAGVPVRGVELQAAAERFAQCFGRTDFKASTGWLFRFRNRHAIGNRKGCGEQVLSSVSENIEPFRQKLSMIIKEEKLCLAQLYSGDETDLFWKSMPENYQASRKDICLPGKKINKERLSALLCANADGTHKLKSIIIGKSKLPKSVKEDTSTLPVIYKPSKGVWFTRELFSEWFFQNFVPEVRHFQLNVLRFHEEDIRALLLLDSCPAHPSSESLTSEDGRIKCMFFPHNTSTLIQPMSQGVILSCKRLYRWKQLEESLVIFEESDDEQEKGDKGVSKIKIYNIKSAIFNWAKSWDEVKQITIANAWENLLYKKEPEYDFQGLEDGDYREILEKCGELETKLDDDRVWLNGDEQKGCLLKTKGEIIKKVVQKGGETEKQTAEFKLSAVRESLDYLLDFVDATPEFQRFHFTLKEMQQEIVKKQFQSKIHSRTGSFLKPRPRNIKDSFSGPSTSGSNH
- the TIGD7 gene encoding tigger transposable element-derived protein 7 isoform X5; this encodes MPLVGAEKRKRTTGAKYGDVDDAVYMWYQQKRSAGVPVRGVELQAAAERFAQCFGRTDFKASTGWLFRFRNRHAIGNRKGCGEQVLSSVSENIEPFRQKLSMIIKEEKLCLAQLYSGDETDLFWKSMPENYQASRKDICLPGKKINKERLSALLCANADGTHKLKSIIIGKSKLPKSVKEDTSTLPVIYKPSKGVWFTRELFSEWFFQNFVPEVRHFQLNVLRFHEEDIRALLLLDSCPAHPSSESLTSEDGRIKCMFFPHNTSTLIQPMSQGVILSCKRLYRWKQLEESLVIFEESDDEQEKGDKGVSKIKIYNIKSAIFNWAKSWDEVKQITIANAWENLLYKKEPEYDFQGLEDGDYREILEKCGELETKLDDDRVWLNGDEQKGCLLKTKGEIIKKVVQKGGETEKQTAEFKLSAVRESLDYLLDFVDATPEFQRFHFTLKEMQQEIVKKQFQSKIHSRTGSFLKPRPRNIKDSFSGPSTSGSNH
- the TIGD7 gene encoding tigger transposable element-derived protein 7 isoform X1; the encoded protein is MRVKFSMNKRGKYTTLNLEEKMKVLSRIEAGRSLKSVMDEFGISKSTFYDIKKNKKLILDFVLKQDMPLVGAEKRKRTTGAKYGDVDDAVYMWYQQKRSAGVPVRGVELQAAAERFAQCFGRTDFKASTGWLFRFRNRHAIGNRKGCGEQVLSSVSENIEPFRQKLSMIIKEEKLCLAQLYSGDETDLFWKSMPENYQASRKDICLPGKKINKERLSALLCANADGTHKLKSIIIGKSKLPKSVKEDTSTLPVIYKPSKGVWFTRELFSEWFFQNFVPEVRHFQLNVLRFHEEDIRALLLLDSCPAHPSSESLTSEDGRIKCMFFPHNTSTLIQPMSQGVILSCKRLYRWKQLEESLVIFEESDDEQEKGDKGVSKIKIYNIKSAIFNWAKSWDEVKQITIANAWENLLYKKEPEYDFQGLEDGDYREILEKCGELETKLDDDRVWLNGDEQKGCLLKTKGEIIKKVVQKGGETEKQTAEFKLSAVRESLDYLLDFVDATPEFQRFHFTLKEMQQEIVKKQFQSKIHSRTGSFLKPRPRNIKDSFSGPSTSGSNH
- the TIGD7 gene encoding tigger transposable element-derived protein 7 isoform X2 encodes the protein MNKRGKYTTLNLEEKMKVLSRIEAGRSLKSVMDEFGISKSTFYDIKKNKKLILDFVLKQDMPLVGAEKRKRTTGAKYGDVDDAVYMWYQQKRSAGVPVRGVELQAAAERFAQCFGRTDFKASTGWLFRFRNRHAIGNRKGCGEQVLSSVSENIEPFRQKLSMIIKEEKLCLAQLYSGDETDLFWKSMPENYQASRKDICLPGKKINKERLSALLCANADGTHKLKSIIIGKSKLPKSVKEDTSTLPVIYKPSKGVWFTRELFSEWFFQNFVPEVRHFQLNVLRFHEEDIRALLLLDSCPAHPSSESLTSEDGRIKCMFFPHNTSTLIQPMSQGVILSCKRLYRWKQLEESLVIFEESDDEQEKGDKGVSKIKIYNIKSAIFNWAKSWDEVKQITIANAWENLLYKKEPEYDFQGLEDGDYREILEKCGELETKLDDDRVWLNGDEQKGCLLKTKGEIIKKVVQKGGETEKQTAEFKLSAVRESLDYLLDFVDATPEFQRFHFTLKEMQQEIVKKQFQSKIHSRTGSFLKPRPRNIKDSFSGPSTSGSNH